The nucleotide sequence tgggtATTTTTCAGGAGTAAATACTACCAAGCTACCTGGTCTGCAGTTGGTTGACTCAGGTTGCAGAACCTTGGATACAGAAGACTGACAATAAATTATTACTCAGATTTTCGAGGTGAGGGTCAGCCccaacccgtgttgttcaagggatCAACTATACGTTTCctcataaatgacaaaaactaaacttaaaaaattttattttaaaccttaTCAAGAAAACTTGCCTTTAAAAAATACCATTCACATAGCAgttaaaaaattagtaaataataaaatataatgaccccttttttttctaaatagctTTTCAGCTTCCCATTAAGATAGTCTGGCAGTTCGTGTGTTAAGTTGATTAGTAATGAGGAAACAAAtggccctttttaaaaaatattaaactttatttttcagatttaacattaaaaataaaatagaagaccgaaaaaaaaaaggtatcattAGTTTTTCTTAACCTGGTCACTATTTTCTTTCTAACCTGAGGTTCTGGAAAGAAAGCAGAGCTGCTGAAAGCACCAATACCTAATTTTGCCTTGGATTTCTACTAGACTTTTATCCGGTTGTAATGGTGTTAGGGCTGAATGTGTTTCccccaaatttgtatgttgaaacccAGTCCCCAGTGTGACGGTATTTGACgttggggcctttgggaggtgatgaggtctTGAGGGTGGAGGCCTCACGATGAATTGGTGCCTGTACAGTAAGAGGTGAGAGCTCACgttctccccaccctctgcagtGTAAAGACACAGCAAGGAGGTGGCCATCTGCCAACCAGGAAGGGGGCCTTCACCAAGAACCAAATTAGTCtgctccttgatcttggactttccagcctccagaaacaTAAGAAAGAAATGTCTAAACCTTCCAGTTTGGAAATTCATTATAGCAGCTTGAGCTAAGACAtacaggaagagagaagaaatgaaaattcccCTAAAATCTTAGCTAGGCTCTTGGAAAACCCTGATGGGTCCGCAAGAAACCCAACATATTTCTGAGCCAGTGTTACTATAATGGCCATCACACACTGTCTACTCTCAATACTAGGCACCATGCTGTGTGATTTACACTATTTccatttctcaaaataaatactaaaagaagatGGCATTATGGGTATTTTATAAAAAGGAACTTCCAGTTCCAAGAGGGTTCACCTACCTCCTGATACACTTACTGTGATTAACGATTTGAACACTTCTCTGTCTTGATCTAATACGTATACTCACTGTAAGTACCAATTAGGACTTCTTCCACTGAGGATTTGTTATGGTCCCCCATCCAAAGCTCTTCGTTAACCCCAAGCTTTGTAACAAATCCCTGTGTAACCAGTTAAAATAAAGCTCTTGGTCACCCAGGATTGGCCTGTCAGCAGGGCAGCTGCTCAGCCCCACGACTGCCCCCTCCAGTGTCATTTTTAATGCCACtctcaagtccaggttgtcacctgtgcttctgattcCAACAACCTCCTCCTTGGGTTTGGTTAATTTGCAAGAGCAGCTCCCAGAACTCAGAAACACTTTACCTTCTAGATTATCTGTTTGttataaaaggatgtaactcaAGAACAGCCAGTTGTGAGAGATGTAGAGCAAGGTACGGAGAAAGGGCAGAGAGCTTCTGTGCCCTCTCTGGGCATGTCATTCTCCCTGAATCTAGCGTTCACAACCAAGAGCTTCACAAATCCGTTCCTTTGGATTGTTAAAGAGGTTTCACTACATAGGCATTATTGATTAAATTACTGGCCACGGGTGACccaactcaatctccagcccttcACCCCAACCCACAGGGTGGGGATCGGGCTGAaatttccaaccctctaatcacaaggCTGGTTCCCGTGGCAACCAGTCCCTATCGTTAGGGGCTTTCTGAAAGTAGGCTTATTAACATAACAAAGGAGACTACCAGCTGTCCTCACAGGAAATTCCAGAGGTTTCAGCTGCGTGCCAGGAATGGTATGAAGATCGAATACATATTTCTTAATATAAATCACACTATCACATAAAGTAACAGATTTCCTCTACTCTCTAATATAGTTTACAACAGCAAATACGTAAGAATTTCTCATGACATGATGCAAATTAAAGGCCTAAAGGAATGATTCCAGCTCTGTTCCATTCAAgtgttaaaatttaaattatctcATCAGAATGAAATAGTCCAAATTCTTGCTTTATCAAGGTCTAATGACAATTTAATAGAATATTTAGGAAACATAATTGATGGCAAATGGCAAAAAAATAAGACACCAGCTGTCTTCCACAGGTCTACCCCAGATTCCCTGGTCCATCTTGACCAGAAAGCAGAAGCACGCCACTTCTCTTAAAATCCATTTTCCTCCCACCTCCAAGGAAGAGTTTTCTCTTCCCAGCATCTGCCCCATGTGACTCTGTggactcagccagaaaaaagctCCTTAGGCACTTAAATTCTTGTTGATAGGAAAAGCAGAACTCTCCACGTCACACTCAAGCACGGTTCTGGACTGTTTCAGAAGTTCATCCTCACAATGCTGAAATCTTCCTCCTTTTAATTTCTGCCCAGAGGTACAGTTTTGTTCTCTACTAAATCATTAAATGAATAATCTGATTTCTCTGAAACCAATTTCACTCCAGCCCACAAATTTAATTTACTTCTCTTACTCTAGAGGCACAAGTGTGACGGCTCATCACAATATAGTACAAGGATATCCCCACCGAGTTCACAACTGTATCAGAGCCTTACACTTCAAAGAGAACTCACACACCAGAGCTCACCACTAAAAGCTCTAAGAGGCAAGGCATTAACACCTTCTGAATactacacagaataaagaatcccaAATGCTTACCTTCTAGCTCTTGGCTGAAAAATTCATACAGACATTCCTAATAAAATACATTCtttcctgatcttttttttttttttaactgaagtatagtcaatttacaatgtgtccatttctggtgtacagcataaagtttcaaatTTCCCGATCTTTCGATACAACTCCACTCCTTCAGTTTTAAATACCATCCCTTTTTGCTGAAGAAGTGGCAAGCAGGAAGATGAAATTTCCACAATGAtttattgtttgttatttttcccgCTTTTTCATGAAGATAATCCATATACGTGAAACACCCTCGAGTATTTAAAAGGCGTTATCACTTTAAATAGCTGACAGTTCATGAGCAAAGTTAGGGGCACCTCCATCACTAAaattcttccctcttctttttttttaaataacactggTGAACTAGTGGAAGcaattttccttctctgtgaagcCTGTGGGTGTCAGTTGCACCTCCAATAAAAGTTCCATTGACAAATATTCTTGGCACCTGTTGGATAAACAAAAGATTAGACGTCACCCGAGTGACGGAAGTTGAAGACCACTCACAGGATACTAACAGCAGCTTACACTGTGGGTACTTTTATGTGCCAAGTGCCGTACAAAGATCTTTGACTAATTACCTATTTAAACTTTACAACCCTTAAGGTGAATACTATTTTCAGCCTTATTTTGTGGGAAAACGAGACACAGGAACTTGCGTGAGGTCACAGTAAGAGtaaatgacagagctgggatgTCAATCCAGGACAATGTGACTCTCAAGCCCTTCCTCCAAACCTCTGCGGCATATGAAAGGCAAAATACAGCAGTCGCCAATTATTAATAGTGGTTGTTTCTTACCGTTGTTTACTAAAGGGGGCGAGGACACTGTAAACTCCTCCCACACACAGATAAATGAGTTAAATGGCATCGTTGTCTATTTTCCTGAAAATGTGTATTATGGGAAAATCTACACGTTTCAAGAATCTAAAAACGTGGAGCACGAAACCATGCCTGTTAACACAGAAAACGAAGGCTAACCTCTTGCCTGCACTGTTCAAGGGAGGAAGGATACTGTCATCTCAAGAAAGTTCCAGGAAGACCTTAAAGTTCAAAGATTCATAGACAAGCACTACTCACTGTGACAACACCATGACcccacccaccacacacacacacacacacacacggcaagGGTAAATATAAACCGAGTGGACACTGCTGTTCCCTAGTCTATGAAATGAACCTGGTTCCTGGATCTAGATTCTCAGAGCACATCTGGCTCACTCCTAACACAAGGGCACAGGCCCGAGAGACCCCGCTTACCACAGCCCATCACTCACTGTTCTTTCCCCGGTCATTCTGTACAGAGCATCCTGAAACTGGCTTCCATATTCAAGCATGTCCAGCTCCACCACTTTGTAGTTAACATTCATGTCATGGAAAAGTTTCTTTGCCATGGTACAGTAAGAACACGATGTTTTCGAGAAAATCACCACACAGTTATCAGAAATGGTTTCCTGAAGTAAAACAaaccagaacaacaacaacaacaatcattTTAACTCTAGGCATTACCTTTCAGAAAGAAATCACAATACAGTCGAGAGGGTATGGATTTTGGAGTCTCACAATTCAGGGCTCCAACCCAGTTTCCATCGTCTGTTTTCTCTCCCCCGTGGATGGAGGACAATACTATTTATTTCAAAGGAACATGGTTAGAAAAAAAGGATGGCACAGATGGAAAGTGCTGGCACTGAGTAAGGACACCAGTAATCACAGCCAGTTCACACACGGCCAACACGTCTGTGTGCGGACACAATTCTCCACGTCACCACCACCAGCTCACTGAAACCTCACCCTGGTCCTGACATAGGTCCTTTCATCagctccatcttacagatgagggaagTGAGGCACAGAGGAGTGAAAATAACTCATGGTCTCCAGCTGGTAAGTgggagagctgggacttgaacccaggcaaGTCGGATCCTACAGCCCAGGTATTTGATCTCTGTTAGACTGCTTCTCGAACATTCAGTAGGGTGTTTAGGAGTTAACTCCTTACCTTTCTtaactttcttcctttcttaatttgttatttttttaccaCCTTaacctttgcttttttaaaaaaaattgactatAACTGACTTACACTATTATGTTAGTCttaggtgtacagcacagtgatttgcTATtgttatacattacaaaatgacttCCTTAACTTTCAGGGGTGAGAACTGATAAAtgatttctctttaaaatgtaaGGCCTTCACTGATCCAGGTATAAATAACAGCCTACCCCTCTACTTCCATTCCTTTCCGAGTAttttcatagcaaaaaaaaaaagtcattactGTTTTGCTAAGGTATTATTATAGTGTGTTCCTGGAAAAGCTACTTCCAGAAATGCTGGTTCAGCAGGTTTAAGGCAGGGGTCAGAAACTAGTTTTGAAAAACCTTCCCGGATGATTCTAATGACATCAGCCTGGTTTGGAAACAACCCTCCAGGCCTTTATCACAAAGATGGTGAGGCTTGGTTATGCATCTATGTCACCTGTgaaatttgttttgttctgtgtTCCTAAATATATCAAAGTCCAGGTCCTTCAAGAGATTCTGAATGGATAGGTCCGGCAACCGGGTACCTGCCTCGGTTGTCTTATGTGGGTCATAAGCAGCACCTTCAAGATGAAGGCCAAAAATCAGCAAGCCGACCACCCAGGCACAGTGACTGATTCAAAAATCAGCAAGTCGAGCACCTAGATAAAGTTATACCTGCTCTTGGGTATGAAAAGGGCGCTAAGGCAGTGGTAGCTGTCTGTAAGTTGGTCTATTTTTTACGCTTTCTCTTCTGCTCACTCATTAATAGTTAGTACAGAAGTCTCTCTCAGGGAGAGCCAGACACACCTGAGATGCACTAATGCATCTATttttcagaggagaaaactgagcttAAGAAGTACACAATACCGGGATTCCATCCAACCTGCCCCGACACCAAGGCCGGGGCTCTCTCCTCACTGTGTTGCCCCAAGTGACAGACACCCCGAGACCCTACTTTAGAGAGAGATGAGCACCCTGTGGTAGGTACGCAGTACAAACACCAATGAACAGGTTCCAAAGTGAGCTGAAACTCAAGATGACCGTGTACAACTTTCTCAAACCTCCCTTTTCACCTTTTCCCAACCCCATCCTTGCTACGTGTTTCATAGTTTTGTGCTCTAGTTTCAAAAGAGGCAATGCCCTCACTAGTGCCCAGCAGCACTCTCACATCCCATGGCTGCGAGGGAACATTTCTGCAGCCAAAGGCAGGAGTGGCATGTGGGTAATGGTGTTTGGTGGTAGGCAACAGAGAAGTACGTCCTGCAGGCTGCGAGGGAAGAAAAACCTACACACGAGAGGAATTTTCTGAGGCAGAAGTAACTGGGCTTTGCAGTGAAAGCAGGAGGAAGACAACAGAACACACACAGCACCCTGAGAGGGTCGTTCATGGAGACAGGAATCCACAGTAGACCTGAGGTGGGTGTGATGGAAAAGGCAGCCAATCTCACAGACCCAATGACGAGGGAGTGAAGACACCGTTAAGACTAAATCTcggttgacacaacattgtaaacggactataactcaaaaaaaaaaaaaaaaaaaaaggaataaatctcAGAAGGTGGAAAAGGATATctgtgatttgcagatactaactgctatataaacagataaacaagtttctttctgtacagcacagggaactatattcaatatcttgtagtaacctataatgaaaaagaacatgaaaacaaatatatgtatatatatgcatgactgaaacatgaggctgtacaccagaaattgacacattgtaaactgactatacttcaattaaaaaaaaaatctcataaattCTGACTCACAAAATGATCTAGAACTTCTTTGTCACATGCATTATTTTGAGAACagatttttaagtatataatcaATTTAGTAATCTAGTTGCTGGACTATGTCAAGTGTGGACGCT is from Vicugna pacos chromosome 23, VicPac4, whole genome shotgun sequence and encodes:
- the GLRX2 gene encoding glutaredoxin 2 isoform X3 produces the protein MYWRRAALAGTWFVRGGSSSACRLGGTAGASASGMGNSASSSLGDAAVAPVTQIQETISDNCVVIFSKTSCSYCTMAKKLFHDMNVNYKVVELDMLEYGSQFQDALYRMTGERTVSDGLWCQEYLSMELLLEVQLTPTGFTEKENCFH
- the GLRX2 gene encoding glutaredoxin 2 isoform X2, translating into MYWRRAALAGTWFVRGGSSSACRLGGTAGASASGMGNSASSSLGDAAVAPVTQIQETISDNCVVIFSKTSCSYCTMAKKLFHDMNVNYKVVELDMLEYGSQFQDALYRMTGERTVPRIFVNGTFIGGATDTHRLHREGKLLPLVHQCYLKKKKREEF
- the GLRX2 gene encoding glutaredoxin 2 isoform X4, with translation MGNSASSSLGDAAVAPVTQIQETISDNCVVIFSKTSCSYCTMAKKLFHDMNVNYKVVELDMLEYGSQFQDALYRMTGERTVPRIFVNGTFIGGATDTHRLHREGKLLPLVHQCYLKKKKREEF
- the GLRX2 gene encoding glutaredoxin 2 isoform X1, with translation MSVSNPKRNRCGARTIPGDPQDGEQRIIFFGRCGSGSRDSDPIIVRLQCCVNRDLVLTVSSLPRHWVCEIGCLFHHTHLRSTVDSCLHERPSQGAVCVLLSSSCFHCKAQLLLPQKIPLVCRFFFPRSLQDVLLCCLPPNTITHMPLLPLAAEMFPRSHGM